A region of the Dethiobacter alkaliphilus AHT 1 genome:
CTCCACTGTTATTGGCAACTCTCTGTACCGCATCCATGAAGCATTGGGATATAAAAGTGTGGGAATTAACCACCTGGGTGACTGGGGCACGCAGTTTGGAAAGCTGATTGTGGCCTATCTTAAATGGGGTGACGATACCCGCCTGGAGGAGGATCCCATCACCTATCTTTATGAGCTTTATGTCCGTTTTCACCGGGAAGCGGAAGAAAAACCGGCTCTGGATGAAGAAGCCCGCGCCTGGTTTAAAAAGCTGGAAGACGGCGATGAACAGGCGCGTCAGCTATGGCAGCGGTTTCGCGACCTGAGCCTGGCGGAATTCAAGAGGATCTACAACATCCTTGGTGTTCATTTTGATTCCTATCAGGGCGAGAGTTACTATAACGAAATGCTGGATGACACGGTCCGGGAAGTGGAAACAAAAGGCCTGACGGAAGTCTCTGAAGGTGCCTTAATAGTTAACCTGGAAGACAGCAACATGCCACCCTGTCTGTTGCGCAAGCAGGATGGCGCCACCCTGTATGCCACCAGGGATTTGTGTGCCGCAATTTATCGGCACCAGATGCATGACTTCTCCAAAATGCTGTATGTGGTGGGTGCTGATCAAGCCCTGCATTTTCAGCAGGTTTTTGCCGTTTTAAAAAAGCTGGGCTATGAATGGGCCGAAAACTGTACTCATGTACCCTTTGGCCTGATTCGCTTTAAAGAAGGTAAGATGTCCACCCGTCAGGGTACACTGATCTTTTTGGAGGATGTATTAAACCGGGCCACCGAGCTGGCGCACCAGATTATTCAGGAAAAGAACCCCCAATTGGAAAACAAGTATGAAGTGGCTAAAAAGGTGGGGATAGGTGCGGTTATATTTGGCGACTTAAGTAACGACCGGGTAAAAAACATAGAGTTTGACTGGGACAAGGTGTTGGATTTTTCCGGAGAAACAGCTCCCTACATCCAATACTCCCACGCCCGCATCTGCAGTATCCTGCGCAAAGCGGCAGCGTGGCCTGCTCCTTTTGATGCCACCCTGCTGGTTTCCGACGAAGAACAGCTGGTGTTGGGGACCATCGCCCGCTTCTCCGATGCCATTGCCCGGGCTGCAGATACTTTAAAGCCATCGGTTTTGGCCCGTTATCTGCTGGATTTAGCCGCCGCCTTTAACCGTTTTTATCATCAGTGTCCTGTTCTAAATGCGGAAGATGATATCCGCAATGCCCGGCTGGCTTTAATTGATGCCGTGCGTCAGGTCCTGGTAAACGGCCTGTATCTGTTGGGGATTGAAGCACCGGAAGAAATGTAGCACATACAATTAATAAGAACTCCTGTCAAAAGAGGCAGGAGTTCTTTGTTTTAAATTTTAACGCAGTTTGCTAAGCTGCTAAGGTAGCTTCAACAAGCGTATTTTTCTTAAAATATTGCACTATACAGCATGGCGGCGCCAAAGAAGAAGAATAAAGCAGCGCTGACAATTTTTATTGTCCGGCCCGGCAGCCGGGTGAGGTAGCGGGACCCCAGATACGCCGCCGCCCCGTGGTTAACAAACTGAGCTGCCATAGCTCCCAGGAATACGGGAATGGGCGTTCCGTAAGCAGCGGTCAGAGCAATTACCGTTAATTGTGTTTTATCACCCAACTCTGCCAGAAAAATCATGGCAAATGTCTGGGTAGCCACCCCATGCCGGGGCTCCTCCACTTCTCCGTCGGGAGTTTCCTGTCTGAACACCATCCAGGTTCCCACGGCAAAAAAGAACAGGGCGCTGGCAATCAGGATGGTGGTTTCCGGCAGAAGATCAGCCATAAAATCCCCCAAAGCTGCCGCCAGGGCGGTAAGGGCCGCCAAAGCCCCCAAGGCGCCGGCTACCACCTGCCGAGGCGGGAAACGGGTGGAAAGGGTCAGTGTAACCAACTGCGATTTATCACCCAGCTCGGCCAATAATATTGCCAAAAAAGTAACAAAGAAAGCAATCATTATATTTTCACCCCGTCTAAAATGCTGGATTTTATTATAACACAAAGAATTCTTCCTAACTTGCATTTTTCCAAAAACGCGGGTATACTATTAATACATCATATGGAAATAGCCGATGAAAGGTAAAAGTAGCCTGACTGCATGTTTTCAGAGAACCGGTGGTTGGTGCAAACCGGGAACACGGCAGGTGAATTCCGACCTGGAGGTGGGCGGGGATTAACCCGTCCCGTGGTGCATGTTGCGCACATTGAGGGGGCCAATATTTTTGGTCAACCAGGGTGGTACCGCGAGAAAACTCGTCCCTGCAGGGAGGAGTTATTTTTGTGTTTGTCACGAAACATAAAGGAGGTAAAAAATGCTGGATTTAAAGTTTGTCCGGGATAATCTGGATGTGGTCCGAAAAGCCCTTGATGATAAGGGAGAGGAAGCGGCCATCGATCAATTTGCTGAAGTGGATGAAAAACGCCGCAGTCTTTTGCATGAAGTGGAGCAGTTAAAGCAGAAGCGAAATAAGGTCTCGGAGCAGGTAGCACAGATGAAGCGCTCCGGTGAAGATGCTTCCGGTGTCATTGAAGAAATGCGTGCCGTATCGCAAAAAATTAAAGAAATGGATAACGATGTGCGCAATGTGGATGATGAACTGCAGCAGATTCTGCTTACCCTGCCTAATATTCCCCACAAAGATGTGCCGGTGGGCCAGACGGAGGAGGAAAACGTGGCGGTGCGCCATTTTGGCGAACCAACCACTTTTGATTTTGAAGCAAAGCCCCACTGGGATATCGCAGCCAACCTGGATATTATAGATTTTGAACGGGCCGGTAAAGTGACCGGTACCCGCTTTGCATTCTACAAAGGCCAGGGAGCACAACTGGAGCGGGCATTAATTAACTTCATGCTTGATCTTCACATCACAGAGCATGGCTATACGGAAATCTTCCCACCGTTTATGGTGCACCGCGAGAGCATGGTGGGCACAGGCCAGCTGCCTAAATTTGAAGAAGATGCCTTCAGGGTAGCCGACACCGATTATTTTTTGATTCCCACCGCCGAAGTGCCGGTGACCAACCTGCATCGGGAAGAGATTTTTACAGAAGAAGACCTGCCCAAACACTACGTGGCCTATAGCGCGTGTTTTCGCGCAGAGGCAGGGGCCCATGGCCGCGATACCCGCGGACTGATTCGCCAGCACCAGTTCAACAAGGTGGAACTGGTTAAATTTGCCCGACCTCAAGACTCCATGCAGGAGTTGGAGACTCTCACCGCCAATGCGGAAGAAATATTAAAAAGACTGGGACTGCCCTACCAGACCATGTTAATGTGCACCGCAGATTTGGGCTTTGCGGCGGCAAAAAAATATGATCTGGAGGTTTGGCTGCCTGCCTACAACACCTACAGAGAAATCTCTTCCTGCAGTAACTTCGGCGATTTCCAGGCCCGCCGTGCCGGCATTCGTTTCCGCCCCGCCCAGGGAGGCAAAGCGGAATTTGTGCATACGTTAAACGGTTCCGGTGTTGCCGTGGGCCGCACTGTGGCCGCTATTCTGGAGAACTACCAGCAGGAAGACGGCACCGTTCTGATTCCTGAACCGCTGCGCCCGTATATGCCCGGCCTGAAAAGCGACTACATCGGCAAGTAATCTTACACAGTAACATCTATGCAGCCAGAAGATTTAAACGGGGTGTTTGCAATAGATATAACTGAAGTGTTTGAAATAGAAATAGCCGAAGTTTTTGAAACGGTGGACAGCAGCTTACTGTTAGCCATCGGCATCTTAGCCGGAGGTTTTCTTCTTGGGCTATTGATTGATACGCTGCTATTGGGAAGGATGCTGGCAAAAGCGAAGCAGGATGAAAAAGAAGGCAGGACCTCTTTGCTAAAGGCCTTGAGGGGATTCACAACGTTCTGGTTTACTGCCGCCGGGCTCTATTTTGCTTTGTTGTATGCGCCGCTCCAACAGCAGGTTTCGGAGGCGGCGTCGGGGGCGCTGCAGGTGCTGGTGGCCATTTCCATTACATTATCATTGACTCTGTTTGTCTCCAATGTGGTTACAACGGCCCTGAGTCGCTACACCAGCAGCGTGGAGGGTGTTCTGCCCTCTACCACGCTTTTGTTCAACGTAACCCGTACCGTTATTTTCGTCATTGGTGGTTTGGTGGCTCTAAATACACTGGGAATTTCGGTTGTTCCGATTCTGACCGCGCTTGGTGTGGGCGGGTTGGCTTTGGCCCTGGCCTTACAGGACACGCTCTCTAATCTGTTTGCCGGATTGCAGATTTTGGCGTCACGGCAGATACGTCTGGGAGACTATATACAACTGGAAAGCGGAGAGGAAGGGTATGTTGCCGATCTGACATGGCGCAACACCACCATCCGTGCCATGGCAAACAATATGTTGATAATTCCGAACTCAAAAGTAGCGGCAAACCGTATAACCAATTTTAATCTGCCGAGTAAAGAGATGTCGGTGCTGGTTGAAGTTGGGGTCAATTACGCCAGTGATTTGGAAAAAGTTGAAGAAGTAACTCTTGATGTGGCGCGTCAGACCATACAGGAAGTGGAAGGGGCCCAAAAGGATTTTGATCCGTTAATACTATACCGTTCTTTCGGCGAGTCAAGCATTAACTTTATAGTAATCCTACGGGCTAATGAATTTGTCAAGCAGTTTGCTTTAGTCCATGAATTTGTTAAAAGGCTGCATCAGCGCTACAATCAAGAAAAGATAAACATTCCTTTCCCGATTCGCACTGTGTACCTAAAACAACAGCAGGACAGTCAGATAACAATGAAATAAAAAACAAATAAATCAAATCCAGGGACAGGCCCTTCCATGGGAAACAATAACAAAGCAGTTATCTATAGGCATAGAGCAATCATTGACAAGGTTTTTGCTGTATGTTATACTTAATCTTGCGTTCGGAGGGGTGTCCGAGCGGTTTAAGGAGCTGGTCTTGAAAACCAGTGACTCGAAAGAGCCGTGGGTTCGAATCCCACCCCCTCCGCCATCTATATCAGGCGGAGTCCCAACAACACCAGTTACGGAGAGATGGCCGAGTCGGTCGAAGGCGGTCGCCTGCTAAGCGATTAAGCGGGACTAAAACCCGCTTCGAGGGTTCGAATCCCTCTCTCTCCGCCATATACTTAAAAGAGCAGGATCACGGACAGTCGTGATCCTGTTTTAATGTCCGGCAGCTTGTGAAAAAAAACATGTCCCAATTTTCAAAAAACGGGTTGACATTATAAATGGGACATGGCATAATGTAGTTACCAGATTCCGAGAGGCATAAGCAACCCGAAGCCCGGTGACGGCGCAGAGTGAAGTATCACGCAGTGAGAAAAACTGGTGTCCGTGTAGATTGGGTGGAAAGTGAAGTGTGTTACGGTTTACCGAGGAGAAATCCAAAGACGCTGTTCACACGGAGCAAGGACGATTGTACCAGCGTTAGCGTAGAGTACTGCGCGACGATTGGAAGTCCATACGGGTTAGTGAAGGTCTGTTGGAATCTGGTTCTGTTTTGTCCCAGCCACCGCAAGCACAGCTTGCGGTTTTTCTTTTTGTCAGCACGAAAAAATAAATTCAAAATATTCAGAAAATTATCTTGACAGAGCAACACTCCTGTGCGATAATAAAGACAAGCCAGATCCCGAGAGACAAGACGGGGCCTGACGACGAACCAAAAAGCGCGTGAGAGCCACATTGAGTGGATAAAGCGCAAGCTTTAAGGAGAGTCGTTGCGGCAGCGGAAAATATAACAGAAAGTTATATGGACTGGGTCGCAAAGGTACGGATTAGCCATAAGCCGGAACCCGCGTAAGCGGTAAACTCGCAAGGTTGTTGCGGTGGCGATTCGTAACCACAGGTGTCGGAAGGCCTGTTGGGGTTTGGCTTATTCCTTTTCCGCCGTAAGTGAGTAAATGTCCCACAGGTTACGGTATTGTTCATGATAGTCCAGTCCGTAGCCCACCGCGTAAATATTGGGCAGCTCAAATCCCTGATAATCGATGGGCACTTTGGCTATACGCCGTGCCGGAATATTTAATAGTGTGCAAACCCGCAATCCCGCTGGATCGCGGGTTTTTAAGTTGCGGATTAAATAATTCAGGCTAAGGCCGGTATCCACAATGTCTTCAATGATCAGCACTTCCCGGTTGGCAATGGAGGAGTCCAGGTCCTTTGTAATCCGCACAATCCCCAGGGGATCAGCCTCCTGGTCGTAGCTGGAGATGGCCATAAAATCCAGTGTATGAGGGACAGACATGGCCCGGGTTAAATCTACGGCAAAATAGATGCTGCCACGCAGCACACAGATAAGTACCGGTTCTTTGTCACGGTAATCACGAGATATCTCTTCCCCCAATTGGAGAATACGCTCTGCTATTTGCTCCCGGTTTAATACCGGCTCCAGTTTATGGGTCATAATTTCCTCCCGTTACTGTGGCTTATCAATACCAAAGGAATCCAGAATATGATGTAAATCTTTATTATAGATTATTTTTACTTTCACGCCGGGGTATAATTCCTGCAGCCGACGTGCTTTTTTGTTCTTTTTCCAGACCAGCTTCTGCCGCTGTGTGGTCAACTCCACGTACAAATTCTGATCGGGCAGATAAAAGTCCGGGGAAAAAGCTTCCGTCACATTGCCCTCGCTGTCCCACTGCAGTGGAAATGTGCGCGGTTCATATTCCCAGGAAATATTATAAAAATCCAGA
Encoded here:
- a CDS encoding mechanosensitive ion channel family protein, producing the protein MQPEDLNGVFAIDITEVFEIEIAEVFETVDSSLLLAIGILAGGFLLGLLIDTLLLGRMLAKAKQDEKEGRTSLLKALRGFTTFWFTAAGLYFALLYAPLQQQVSEAASGALQVLVAISITLSLTLFVSNVVTTALSRYTSSVEGVLPSTTLLFNVTRTVIFVIGGLVALNTLGISVVPILTALGVGGLALALALQDTLSNLFAGLQILASRQIRLGDYIQLESGEEGYVADLTWRNTTIRAMANNMLIIPNSKVAANRITNFNLPSKEMSVLVEVGVNYASDLEKVEEVTLDVARQTIQEVEGAQKDFDPLILYRSFGESSINFIVILRANEFVKQFALVHEFVKRLHQRYNQEKINIPFPIRTVYLKQQQDSQITMK
- the argS gene encoding arginine--tRNA ligase, which codes for MEMFRKEIVRLLSEQLPLDKQQIANDLETPPTPEMGDFAFPCFKLAKELRNAPPKIAAELAEKLPASELFDRVEARGPYINFFCDRKMLAQLTLDEVQTEREKFGQRKSGSGQTVVIDFSAPNIAKPFGVGHLRSTVIGNSLYRIHEALGYKSVGINHLGDWGTQFGKLIVAYLKWGDDTRLEEDPITYLYELYVRFHREAEEKPALDEEARAWFKKLEDGDEQARQLWQRFRDLSLAEFKRIYNILGVHFDSYQGESYYNEMLDDTVREVETKGLTEVSEGALIVNLEDSNMPPCLLRKQDGATLYATRDLCAAIYRHQMHDFSKMLYVVGADQALHFQQVFAVLKKLGYEWAENCTHVPFGLIRFKEGKMSTRQGTLIFLEDVLNRATELAHQIIQEKNPQLENKYEVAKKVGIGAVIFGDLSNDRVKNIEFDWDKVLDFSGETAPYIQYSHARICSILRKAAAWPAPFDATLLVSDEEQLVLGTIARFSDAIARAADTLKPSVLARYLLDLAAAFNRFYHQCPVLNAEDDIRNARLALIDAVRQVLVNGLYLLGIEAPEEM
- the hpt gene encoding hypoxanthine phosphoribosyltransferase — its product is MTHKLEPVLNREQIAERILQLGEEISRDYRDKEPVLICVLRGSIYFAVDLTRAMSVPHTLDFMAISSYDQEADPLGIVRITKDLDSSIANREVLIIEDIVDTGLSLNYLIRNLKTRDPAGLRVCTLLNIPARRIAKVPIDYQGFELPNIYAVGYGLDYHEQYRNLWDIYSLTAEKE
- a CDS encoding TMEM165/GDT1 family protein — protein: MIAFFVTFLAILLAELGDKSQLVTLTLSTRFPPRQVVAGALGALAALTALAAALGDFMADLLPETTILIASALFFFAVGTWMVFRQETPDGEVEEPRHGVATQTFAMIFLAELGDKTQLTVIALTAAYGTPIPVFLGAMAAQFVNHGAAAYLGSRYLTRLPGRTIKIVSAALFFFFGAAMLYSAIF
- the serS gene encoding serine--tRNA ligase, encoding MLDLKFVRDNLDVVRKALDDKGEEAAIDQFAEVDEKRRSLLHEVEQLKQKRNKVSEQVAQMKRSGEDASGVIEEMRAVSQKIKEMDNDVRNVDDELQQILLTLPNIPHKDVPVGQTEEENVAVRHFGEPTTFDFEAKPHWDIAANLDIIDFERAGKVTGTRFAFYKGQGAQLERALINFMLDLHITEHGYTEIFPPFMVHRESMVGTGQLPKFEEDAFRVADTDYFLIPTAEVPVTNLHREEIFTEEDLPKHYVAYSACFRAEAGAHGRDTRGLIRQHQFNKVELVKFARPQDSMQELETLTANAEEILKRLGLPYQTMLMCTADLGFAAAKKYDLEVWLPAYNTYREISSCSNFGDFQARRAGIRFRPAQGGKAEFVHTLNGSGVAVGRTVAAILENYQQEDGTVLIPEPLRPYMPGLKSDYIGK